A section of the Stenotrophomonas sp. 364 genome encodes:
- a CDS encoding sigma-70 family RNA polymerase sigma factor, with the protein MISVPPSQSHALKQWVAEMDGVARRQDRECFMRIYDHFMPRLCRYLSGLGAPPVVAEDLAQEAMFKLWNGAERYDPARSGLGTWLYRVARNLHIDRVRREHIWVHAQDVVDQAAEHDVQQDSLAELHAEQVRLRQCLGELSAAQARLIRMSYFEAKTHTEIAKELGMPLGTVKSHLRRAFLQLQSSMGEQR; encoded by the coding sequence ATGATCTCCGTTCCTCCCTCACAAAGCCACGCGCTGAAGCAATGGGTCGCCGAAATGGATGGCGTGGCCAGACGCCAGGATCGCGAGTGCTTCATGAGGATCTACGACCATTTCATGCCGCGTCTTTGCCGATACCTGAGTGGGTTGGGGGCGCCCCCGGTTGTCGCAGAAGACCTGGCCCAGGAAGCGATGTTCAAGCTGTGGAATGGCGCCGAGCGTTACGATCCCGCAAGAAGCGGGTTGGGTACCTGGCTCTATCGCGTCGCGCGGAACCTGCACATTGATCGGGTCCGGCGTGAACATATATGGGTGCATGCCCAGGATGTCGTGGATCAGGCTGCGGAGCATGACGTTCAGCAGGATTCTCTGGCGGAGCTGCACGCAGAACAGGTCCGGCTCAGGCAGTGCCTGGGCGAACTGTCTGCCGCGCAAGCCCGGTTGATCCGCATGTCCTACTTCGAAGCAAAAACCCACACTGAGATTGCCAAAGAACTCGGCATGCCGTTAGGAACCGTCAA